In one Methanocorpusculum vombati genomic region, the following are encoded:
- a CDS encoding autorepressor SdpR family transcription factor: protein MGFPETFKALADPVRREILVMLKDGKLSAGEIAGRFTMTNATISYHLAQLKKADLIREHKEKNFIYYELNISVFEEVMFWFAQFREEQPK from the coding sequence ATGGGATTTCCGGAAACCTTCAAAGCCCTCGCCGATCCCGTGCGGCGGGAGATTCTCGTTATGCTCAAAGACGGCAAACTCTCCGCCGGAGAGATTGCCGGCCGCTTTACGATGACGAACGCCACCATCTCCTATCATCTTGCGCAGCTGAAGAAGGCTGACCTCATACGGGAACACAAAGAAAAAAATTTCATCTACTATGAACTCAACATCTCCGTCTTCGAAGAGGTGATGTTCTGGTTCGCCCAGTTCCGGGAGGAACAACCCAAATGA
- a CDS encoding metal ABC transporter solute-binding protein, Zn/Mn family, with protein sequence MKKSVALLVMLLLLGLLVPGAAALNVVTTMPNLWNVADEIGGDAVTVMYVAPPAAVHISGDTIDALLQQNSEFIKTADVFLGQGGSMDGAVITKVTEFRTKNFGEDTNWLLLSNVSKEAVPNATVTYDNPAALRGYSETVAYLLGTADPVNASVYQDNLQTYLTKVAAATQLSAAEKDTLADIPILCHFRIKNQAVNWLGMNCIDSYPQPTTVKDLIDDIHADPAKYKAIAENASIGKIIVIENIVAGPDMGIGVHEALKDAGVPCERVIFLNLPKSAENVDSILDYYAYNKNLILSLSSADATPVPTQTPLGVLAIVAGIFGAALLCRRI encoded by the coding sequence ATGAAAAAATCGGTGGCTCTTCTTGTGATGCTGCTCCTTCTCGGTCTGCTTGTGCCGGGAGCTGCGGCGCTGAATGTTGTAACAACCATGCCAAACCTCTGGAACGTTGCGGACGAGATTGGCGGCGACGCAGTTACCGTCATGTACGTTGCCCCTCCCGCCGCAGTTCACATCTCCGGCGATACCATCGACGCACTCCTCCAGCAGAACAGCGAATTCATCAAAACCGCTGACGTATTCCTTGGTCAGGGAGGAAGCATGGACGGTGCCGTCATCACCAAAGTAACCGAGTTCCGCACGAAAAACTTCGGTGAAGACACCAACTGGCTGCTCCTGAGTAACGTCAGCAAAGAAGCCGTTCCGAATGCAACCGTCACCTACGACAACCCGGCCGCTCTTCGGGGATACAGCGAGACCGTCGCCTACCTTCTCGGCACCGCCGACCCGGTCAACGCCTCCGTCTATCAGGACAACCTGCAGACCTATCTCACCAAAGTTGCCGCCGCAACACAACTCTCCGCTGCCGAGAAGGACACGCTCGCCGACATTCCGATCCTCTGCCACTTCCGGATCAAAAATCAGGCGGTCAACTGGCTCGGCATGAACTGCATCGACTCCTACCCCCAGCCCACAACTGTCAAGGACCTCATCGATGACATCCACGCTGACCCGGCAAAGTACAAAGCGATCGCAGAGAACGCTTCGATTGGTAAAATCATCGTCATTGAAAACATCGTTGCCGGACCTGACATGGGAATCGGGGTGCACGAAGCGCTCAAAGATGCAGGCGTTCCCTGCGAACGGGTGATCTTCTTAAACCTCCCCAAATCGGCAGAGAACGTGGACAGCATTCTTGATTACTATGCCTACAACAAAAATCTGATCCTCTCCCTGTCTTCGGCAGACGCAACGCCTGTACCCACCCAGACTCCGCTCGGAGTTCTCGCGATAGTTGCGGGAATCTTTGGTGCAGCCCTCCTCTGCCGGAGAATCTGA
- the truD gene encoding tRNA pseudouridine(13) synthase TruD, with translation MKPSTYPLEQSLGMTYYATDTRGIGGVLRSTPQDFIVEELPVAFTGTGPYLIAKLTKTSWEHQHAMREIAKRLAISPKRLGWGGTKDRNAVTTQYISLYDVTEEDLAKVSLKDIVLEPVTHHQFNLGLGNLEGNRFAITLRSCDSEGLAERTAAITADILSSGIPNYYGIQRFGALKPVTHRVGLHILRGEYEDAVKIYVGDAFPHESDEVKAARTAFAETGDAKAALHDLPAKLSYERIMLDSLAKHPGEYGAALRAMPPKLLSMFVSAYQSWLFNMALSARCAAGVPLSDANVGEHLIFANDRIDTVTEKNLPTARQHMKRGRCAVAAWMPGATLPVTPGPLEEEMFALMEKDGVSMQSFANASAFTGTNFDGAHRKIVLRTEVASEISGTDVTLRFTLPPGHYATTVCREYMQGSPEQMV, from the coding sequence ATGAAACCCTCCACGTATCCCCTCGAACAGTCCCTCGGCATGACCTACTACGCAACCGACACCCGGGGAATCGGCGGCGTTCTCCGTAGCACCCCGCAGGACTTCATCGTCGAAGAACTGCCGGTCGCCTTTACCGGAACCGGCCCCTACCTTATCGCAAAGCTCACCAAAACCTCCTGGGAACACCAGCACGCCATGCGGGAGATCGCAAAACGGCTCGCCATCAGCCCCAAACGACTCGGATGGGGAGGAACCAAGGATCGCAATGCCGTAACAACCCAGTACATCTCCCTCTACGACGTCACCGAGGAGGACCTGGCAAAAGTCTCCCTCAAAGACATCGTCTTAGAACCCGTCACGCACCACCAGTTCAACCTCGGTCTCGGCAATCTCGAAGGAAACCGGTTTGCAATCACGCTTCGCAGCTGCGACTCCGAAGGCCTCGCCGAACGAACCGCCGCAATCACCGCCGATATTCTCTCCTCCGGCATCCCCAACTATTACGGAATCCAGCGATTCGGCGCATTAAAACCGGTCACACACCGCGTCGGCCTCCACATTCTCCGCGGCGAGTATGAGGACGCAGTGAAGATCTATGTCGGCGACGCTTTCCCTCACGAATCCGACGAGGTCAAAGCTGCCCGGACGGCGTTCGCCGAGACCGGCGACGCCAAAGCCGCCCTGCACGACCTCCCGGCAAAACTCTCCTACGAACGCATCATGCTCGACTCCCTTGCAAAACATCCCGGCGAGTATGGCGCAGCACTCCGGGCCATGCCGCCGAAGCTTCTCTCGATGTTCGTCTCGGCCTATCAGTCCTGGCTCTTTAACATGGCACTCTCCGCACGCTGTGCGGCGGGCGTCCCGCTCAGTGATGCGAACGTGGGCGAACATCTCATCTTCGCCAACGACCGTATCGATACCGTCACCGAAAAGAATCTTCCAACTGCACGCCAGCACATGAAACGCGGTCGGTGTGCGGTCGCTGCATGGATGCCCGGCGCAACACTGCCGGTAACGCCCGGACCCCTGGAAGAGGAGATGTTTGCCCTGATGGAGAAGGACGGTGTCTCAATGCAGAGCTTCGCAAACGCATCCGCCTTTACCGGAACAAACTTCGACGGTGCCCACCGAAAGATCGTTCTCAGAACCGAGGTCGCCTCGGAAATTTCGGGAACGGATGTCACGCTCCGGTTCACGCTTCCGCCCGGCCACTACGCAACGACTGTCTGCCGCGAGTACATGCAGGGCTCGCCTGAACAGATGGTCTGA
- a CDS encoding M42 family metallopeptidase: protein MEIAEISALLQKLSNAHGISGFESSVAKIIRDEVAPYVDEIKTDKMGNLVAVKKGDDFSIMLAAHMDEIGLMVQYVDEHGFIRFIAVGGWFNPVLVSQRVLLHGEKGIVPGVLGMKPPHVMSDEDRKKPVSLADMFIDVGATSPEEVEALGIEIGTPITIDREFVPLAGTCVTGKAFDNRAGCAMLIGALREMQTKHTVYAVFTVQEEVGLKGAKTSSFALNPDVAIATDVTIPGDSPGIERRKAPVFMGKGPVVVAVSASGRGHIADPRIVSWLTKTAKKFDIPVQVEIGDGGNTDASAINFERGGIPSVPVSVPARYIHSPVEVIDLKDVQAGIALLAKAVGTKPKLN, encoded by the coding sequence ATGGAAATAGCAGAAATCAGTGCATTATTACAGAAGCTGTCAAATGCCCACGGCATTTCCGGTTTTGAGTCGTCGGTTGCAAAGATCATCAGGGACGAGGTCGCACCCTATGTGGATGAGATCAAAACTGATAAGATGGGAAATCTTGTTGCGGTAAAGAAGGGCGATGATTTTTCAATCATGCTCGCAGCCCATATGGATGAGATCGGCCTGATGGTTCAGTACGTGGACGAGCACGGATTTATCCGGTTTATTGCGGTCGGCGGATGGTTTAATCCGGTTCTGGTGTCCCAGCGGGTTCTTCTGCACGGTGAAAAGGGAATCGTTCCGGGAGTTCTCGGCATGAAACCCCCGCACGTGATGAGTGACGAGGACCGTAAGAAGCCGGTAAGTCTTGCGGATATGTTCATCGATGTCGGGGCGACGAGTCCAGAAGAGGTTGAGGCTCTGGGTATTGAGATCGGAACACCGATTACGATCGATCGGGAGTTTGTGCCGCTTGCGGGAACATGTGTGACCGGCAAAGCGTTCGATAACCGTGCAGGCTGTGCGATGCTGATCGGTGCTCTCCGCGAGATGCAGACGAAACACACCGTGTATGCGGTGTTCACGGTTCAGGAGGAGGTCGGGCTGAAGGGTGCGAAGACGAGTTCGTTTGCGCTGAACCCGGACGTAGCTATCGCGACTGATGTGACGATCCCCGGAGACTCGCCGGGTATTGAACGCCGCAAGGCGCCGGTCTTTATGGGCAAAGGTCCTGTCGTGGTGGCGGTGTCTGCTTCAGGCCGCGGTCATATTGCGGATCCGCGGATCGTTTCCTGGCTGACGAAGACGGCGAAGAAGTTTGATATTCCGGTACAGGTGGAGATCGGCGACGGCGGGAATACGGATGCGTCTGCGATCAACTTTGAACGCGGCGGAATTCCAAGTGTGCCGGTCTCGGTTCCGGCACGGTATATTCATTCGCCGGTCGAGGTTATCGATCTGAAGGATGTGCAGGCGGGGATTGCGCTGCTTGCAAAAGCTGTCGGCACGAAGCCGAAGCTGAACTAA
- the pth2 gene encoding peptidyl-tRNA hydrolase Pth2, with the protein MTGGEDVFKYKQCLILRTDLKLSCGKMCAQAAHASIGAFEKASLLDKKAWMREGQKKVALKVQGERSLYELKATAEIQGLPVSLIIDAGYTEIPPGTVTALGIGPAKAELIDKVTGSLPLL; encoded by the coding sequence ATGACCGGCGGCGAAGACGTCTTCAAATACAAACAATGCCTCATCCTGCGGACCGACCTCAAACTCAGCTGCGGCAAAATGTGCGCCCAGGCAGCCCATGCCTCGATCGGCGCCTTTGAAAAAGCCTCCCTCCTCGACAAAAAAGCCTGGATGCGGGAAGGCCAGAAAAAAGTCGCCCTCAAAGTCCAGGGCGAACGCTCACTCTACGAACTCAAAGCAACCGCTGAAATACAGGGACTCCCCGTCTCCCTCATTATCGACGCAGGCTACACCGAAATACCGCCCGGAACCGTTACCGCCCTTGGCATCGGTCCCGCAAAAGCCGAACTCATCGACAAAGTCACCGGCAGCCTCCCGCTTCTCTGA
- a CDS encoding metal ABC transporter ATP-binding protein, producing MDEPIIRLDGVTTTYEGAAHPVIHDIDLSIGRGEFVIVGGPNGAGKTTLLETIAGLLPVVSGTVSVCGFDAVRQGPQMRKKLGYVIQNFDFDPYTPFTVDEVLLMGRYGLLGFCKRPGAEDFAAVERSLERMGITDLRTSHIGKLSGGQQQKVLIAHNLVKKPDVLLLDEPFSNLDLATREHVCDVLCGIADAGVTVVIVSHAFDALPARDVRVVVMKDGGIVLNNVIPPEQVQDTVRRTSEETHA from the coding sequence ATGGATGAGCCGATCATCCGGTTGGACGGCGTGACGACGACGTACGAAGGTGCTGCCCATCCCGTGATTCACGATATCGATCTTTCGATCGGCCGCGGCGAGTTTGTGATCGTCGGCGGGCCGAACGGGGCGGGCAAGACCACGCTCCTCGAAACTATTGCAGGACTGCTGCCCGTCGTCTCCGGTACCGTTTCGGTCTGCGGCTTTGACGCAGTCCGTCAGGGACCGCAGATGCGAAAGAAACTCGGATACGTGATTCAGAACTTCGACTTCGATCCCTATACGCCGTTCACCGTGGACGAGGTTCTGCTGATGGGACGATACGGTCTGCTTGGCTTCTGCAAGCGTCCGGGCGCTGAAGATTTTGCTGCGGTTGAACGATCGCTGGAACGAATGGGAATTACCGATCTTCGTACCAGCCATATCGGCAAACTCTCCGGAGGTCAGCAGCAGAAGGTACTGATTGCCCACAATCTGGTGAAAAAGCCGGACGTTCTTTTGCTGGACGAACCGTTCAGCAACCTCGATCTGGCAACCCGCGAGCACGTCTGCGACGTGCTCTGCGGGATTGCGGACGCGGGGGTAACGGTGGTGATCGTTTCCCATGCATTTGACGCCCTGCCGGCCCGCGATGTGCGGGTGGTGGTGATGAAGGACGGCGGAATTGTGCTGAACAACGTTATCCCGCCGGAACAGGTACAGGATACGGTTCGCCGTACTTCGGAGGAGACGCATGCTTGA
- a CDS encoding GLUG motif-containing protein, translating to MEDCWDGTGTVETPYLIQSAEDLLKFAEAVNSGISYAGTHFLLTADLDLDGKVWQPIGDHDREFPFSGRFDGGGHTVRGVAVSTEKTDCGFFGQVTGVSRAERAEVANLTVSGTIRGEKAVGGIVGFLRGANVSGCTFSGTVTGDAVVGGIVGSVVAGIVSRCRVHGDISGKHAGGIAGQGKYSTISNSYFLGNVATPQTYAGGIGGNLTGMTIEYCYAAGTVSGDNYVGGIAGFAEQGRWKGVLSLMQSVSCPSPMCGRIAGMIRRVTTLDCLAWMGMKNPEGRFSQYVTNNGGDISYYLLWNGFEKGVGPWKGWDPAIWKIDPAFSSYRLPVLTGQEQEPEGDFSYLAVDLHKTDAKKTS from the coding sequence ATGGAAGATTGTTGGGATGGAACAGGTACTGTTGAAACACCGTATTTGATTCAGTCGGCGGAAGATCTGCTGAAATTTGCGGAAGCGGTAAACTCCGGCATCTCGTATGCGGGAACCCATTTTCTCCTGACCGCGGATTTGGATCTTGACGGGAAGGTCTGGCAGCCGATCGGGGATCATGACCGGGAGTTTCCGTTCTCCGGCAGGTTTGACGGCGGGGGACATACAGTTCGCGGAGTGGCAGTATCTACCGAGAAAACGGACTGCGGATTCTTCGGCCAGGTGACGGGTGTTTCCCGTGCCGAACGTGCTGAAGTTGCCAATCTTACGGTGTCCGGCACCATCCGCGGGGAAAAAGCGGTTGGCGGGATTGTCGGATTTCTGCGGGGGGCAAATGTATCAGGCTGTACCTTTTCGGGCACAGTCACGGGAGACGCAGTTGTCGGAGGAATAGTCGGATCTGTTGTCGCAGGGATCGTGAGCAGATGCCGGGTGCATGGGGATATTTCAGGAAAACATGCCGGCGGGATTGCAGGACAGGGGAAGTACAGTACGATCTCCAACAGTTATTTTCTGGGGAATGTGGCAACCCCGCAAACGTATGCCGGAGGCATTGGCGGAAACCTGACCGGTATGACGATTGAGTACTGCTATGCAGCGGGAACTGTTTCCGGAGATAATTACGTTGGCGGGATTGCCGGGTTTGCGGAACAGGGGCGTTGGAAAGGTGTCCTGTCCCTGATGCAGTCAGTGAGCTGTCCGTCTCCGATGTGCGGCAGAATTGCCGGGATGATTCGCCGGGTAACGACACTGGACTGTCTGGCGTGGATGGGGATGAAAAATCCGGAAGGGAGATTTTCACAGTACGTTACAAATAATGGCGGGGATATTTCTTATTACCTGTTGTGGAACGGGTTTGAAAAGGGAGTGGGGCCCTGGAAGGGATGGGATCCTGCGATATGGAAGATCGATCCGGCATTTTCGTCCTACCGGCTGCCGGTACTGACAGGGCAGGAGCAGGAACCGGAAGGGGATTTTTCCTATCTTGCAGTAGATCTCCATAAGACGGACGCGAAAAAAACGTCGTGA
- a CDS encoding rubredoxin, which translates to MTKYLCMTCGYLYDEEKGAAPDVPAGTPFDKIPDTWVCPMCGASKKFFSKRG; encoded by the coding sequence ATGACAAAGTATCTGTGCATGACCTGCGGTTATCTGTATGACGAAGAAAAAGGTGCAGCCCCGGATGTTCCGGCAGGAACTCCGTTTGACAAAATCCCGGATACCTGGGTCTGTCCCATGTGCGGCGCATCGAAAAAATTCTTTTCAAAAAGAGGATAA
- a CDS encoding pyridoxal phosphate-dependent aminotransferase, whose translation MTQFAKRVQAIDISGIRKMFEGAGPDAINMGLGQPDFDTPENIKAAAVAALAAGKTGYTNNAGIDELREAVAAKLVRENSIPCKAGNVIITAGGSGALNIAVQSLVEDGAKVVFNDPGFVSYGALTTLAGGVPVPVRLGSDLHLDVEALKEQFSDPKTKVFVLNNPANPTGMVESPETVRAVVESAADAGVTVISDEVYEKFCYGDTKFVSAATFGDNVITINATSKTYAMTGWRIGFLAASEEIIHEVVKVQQYTLACPTSIAQYAALEAYTGPQDSVAAMKAEYEARRDLLIAGLHKMGVSVNRPDGAFYAFPQMDADLVRRVVDAGVIITPGTAFGSAGAGYARMSYATSQENIKEALARMAKVIG comes from the coding sequence ATGACGCAGTTTGCAAAACGTGTGCAGGCCATCGACATCTCCGGCATCAGAAAGATGTTTGAGGGAGCGGGACCGGATGCCATCAACATGGGTCTCGGGCAGCCCGACTTTGACACGCCGGAAAATATCAAGGCCGCAGCCGTTGCGGCCCTTGCGGCGGGAAAGACGGGATACACGAACAATGCCGGAATCGATGAACTGCGGGAAGCGGTCGCGGCGAAGCTGGTTCGCGAAAACAGCATTCCCTGCAAAGCAGGGAATGTAATCATCACGGCAGGCGGGTCCGGGGCGCTGAACATTGCGGTTCAGTCCCTCGTGGAGGACGGCGCAAAAGTTGTCTTCAATGATCCGGGATTTGTTTCGTACGGGGCACTGACAACACTTGCGGGCGGCGTTCCCGTTCCGGTCCGGCTCGGTTCCGATCTGCATCTGGATGTCGAGGCACTCAAAGAACAGTTCTCGGATCCGAAGACGAAGGTGTTTGTGCTGAACAATCCGGCAAACCCGACCGGGATGGTCGAGTCGCCGGAGACCGTCCGGGCAGTTGTAGAGTCGGCTGCGGATGCAGGGGTTACCGTTATCAGTGATGAGGTGTACGAGAAGTTCTGTTACGGGGATACGAAGTTCGTGAGTGCCGCAACCTTTGGCGATAACGTGATTACGATCAATGCAACGAGCAAGACGTATGCGATGACCGGATGGCGGATCGGGTTCCTTGCAGCAAGCGAGGAGATCATTCATGAAGTGGTAAAGGTGCAGCAGTACACGCTTGCCTGTCCGACCTCGATTGCCCAGTATGCGGCACTTGAGGCGTACACGGGACCGCAGGATTCGGTTGCGGCAATGAAGGCGGAGTATGAGGCACGCCGCGATCTTCTGATTGCAGGACTGCACAAGATGGGAGTTTCAGTGAACCGCCCGGACGGTGCGTTTTATGCGTTCCCGCAGATGGATGCGGACCTTGTCAGGAGAGTTGTGGATGCGGGCGTCATCATCACGCCCGGCACTGCCTTCGGCAGTGCGGGTGCAGGTTACGCCAGAATGAGTTACGCAACTTCGCAGGAAAATATCAAAGAAGCCCTTGCCCGGATGGCAAAGGTTATCGGGTGA
- a CDS encoding SdpI family protein — MKQNNVTALATSVVCLLPIIFGLLLWDQLPDQLIIHWDAAGEPNGYVPKAIGVFGLPFLMCGLNLFLQFGLRTDPKIENASKTLVLLSKWIIPVLTLILMPVTLFASMGVEIPVQVIVPIFLGVLLIAIGNYLPKSKQSYTVGIRLPWTLNSEENWNRTHHLAGYLWIFGGVLLLLCAFLPAVWFLPVLVILMILVAGIPFVYSYSLYRKGV, encoded by the coding sequence ATGAAACAAAACAATGTTACTGCTCTTGCGACCTCCGTCGTCTGCCTGCTGCCGATCATTTTCGGCCTTCTGCTCTGGGACCAGCTGCCCGACCAGCTGATTATTCACTGGGATGCCGCGGGAGAGCCGAACGGCTACGTACCGAAAGCTATCGGTGTCTTCGGACTTCCGTTTCTCATGTGCGGCTTGAACCTGTTTCTGCAGTTTGGTCTGCGGACTGACCCGAAGATTGAAAACGCTTCAAAAACGCTGGTGCTTCTTTCCAAATGGATCATCCCCGTGCTGACGCTGATCCTCATGCCGGTTACGCTGTTTGCCAGTATGGGCGTAGAAATTCCGGTTCAGGTTATCGTACCGATTTTTCTCGGCGTCCTGCTGATTGCAATCGGGAACTATCTGCCGAAGTCAAAACAGAGTTATACGGTGGGCATCCGTCTCCCCTGGACGCTCAACAGTGAGGAGAACTGGAACAGAACCCATCATCTCGCCGGCTACCTCTGGATTTTTGGCGGTGTTCTGCTGCTTCTCTGTGCATTCCTGCCTGCTGTCTGGTTCCTGCCGGTACTGGTGATCCTCATGATCCTTGTCGCGGGCATTCCGTTCGTCTACTCCTACAGCCTGTATCGGAAAGGAGTATAA
- a CDS encoding formylmethanofuran dehydrogenase subunit E family protein — translation MKWHESCRYMELPREYSVEELAKFHGHLGPFIVLGYRMGRFALKHFDNNPFALFATVYCSGQTPESCLIDGVQIGSGCTYGKRNIELSVSPYISVMFRHADGGAILLKQGSYLARRAEFDGVDKELALENFAEAMYSMPDEELFVVEEL, via the coding sequence ATGAAATGGCATGAGTCCTGCAGATACATGGAGCTTCCCCGCGAGTACTCGGTGGAAGAGCTGGCAAAGTTCCACGGACATCTCGGTCCCTTTATCGTTCTCGGTTACCGCATGGGAAGGTTCGCCCTCAAACACTTTGACAACAACCCCTTTGCCCTCTTCGCGACCGTCTACTGTTCCGGTCAGACGCCGGAATCCTGCCTCATTGACGGCGTTCAGATCGGATCAGGCTGCACATACGGCAAACGCAACATCGAACTGTCCGTCTCCCCGTACATCTCCGTCATGTTCCGGCATGCGGACGGCGGGGCAATTCTTCTCAAACAGGGATCGTACCTTGCGCGGCGTGCCGAGTTCGATGGTGTGGACAAGGAACTCGCCCTCGAAAACTTTGCCGAGGCCATGTACTCCATGCCGGACGAGGAGCTGTTCGTCGTTGAGGAACTCTGA
- a CDS encoding metal ABC transporter permease — protein sequence MLEFLIPNNMVCHATEAMLFASIGCAVLAVLITQMKISSIGFTMAHGAFAGAAVGMFFGIEMTIAALIGSFLLACVLGPLSDKSRMPIDTTLGVLFGSMMAVAIFFYAWMQQLGIGSGATSLLFGSVISLYREEIYGLLAIMVIVILFVAVFYKEISAMIFHRKIAEITGIRTKPMMYAVLFMIALMVALTLPIVGGLLLYVWLVAPAAIAYQFCGTLKQMMIASPVIAAAISLCGTFLSFTYNLPVAPFSAMLFAVVFAAAVLVSPRRRVTKEMVGLQG from the coding sequence ATGCTTGAGTTTCTGATCCCCAACAACATGGTCTGCCACGCGACCGAGGCGATGCTGTTTGCTTCAATCGGCTGTGCGGTTCTTGCGGTTCTGATTACGCAGATGAAGATCTCATCGATCGGGTTTACGATGGCGCACGGGGCGTTTGCCGGTGCGGCGGTCGGGATGTTCTTCGGCATTGAGATGACCATTGCCGCCCTTATCGGCAGTTTCCTGCTGGCCTGTGTTCTGGGTCCCCTGTCAGATAAATCGCGGATGCCCATTGATACGACGCTCGGCGTTCTGTTCGGATCGATGATGGCGGTTGCGATCTTTTTCTATGCGTGGATGCAGCAGCTTGGAATAGGTTCGGGTGCGACGTCGCTTTTGTTCGGCAGTGTGATCTCACTCTACCGTGAGGAGATTTACGGTCTGCTTGCGATCATGGTGATCGTGATTCTGTTTGTCGCGGTATTTTACAAAGAGATCTCGGCGATGATCTTTCACCGTAAGATTGCGGAGATTACCGGTATCCGCACCAAACCCATGATGTATGCGGTGCTGTTTATGATTGCGCTGATGGTTGCGCTGACGCTCCCGATTGTGGGCGGGCTTCTGCTGTATGTATGGCTGGTTGCGCCCGCGGCGATTGCATATCAGTTCTGCGGAACGCTGAAACAGATGATGATCGCCTCCCCCGTGATTGCGGCAGCGATCAGTTTGTGCGGGACGTTTCTTTCGTTTACGTATAATCTGCCGGTCGCACCGTTTTCGGCAATGCTGTTTGCAGTGGTGTTTGCAGCGGCAGTGCTTGTTTCGCCGCGGCGTCGTGTCACAAAAGAGATGGTCGGGTTACAAGGATAA
- the hxlB gene encoding 6-phospho-3-hexuloisomerase: MTHGASVKNMMSLMASRIDAIAQMIAGGEIDAFLAAILDAKRIYVMGAGRSGLVAKSFAMRLMHMGMTSYVVGETITPAIGEGDLIVAFSGSGNTKTIGDIAETAKNLGVKVALISSNPDSRIGKIADYIIRIETQRDPVSCDAHEYEIRQMLGEHRSFAPLGTIFETTSLIFGDAVISTLMDMTKTEESDLKRRHTNIE; the protein is encoded by the coding sequence ATGACGCACGGAGCCTCCGTCAAAAATATGATGAGCTTAATGGCATCCCGTATCGATGCCATTGCCCAGATGATCGCGGGCGGCGAGATTGATGCATTTCTTGCCGCAATTCTGGATGCAAAACGTATCTACGTGATGGGTGCGGGTCGGTCCGGCCTGGTGGCAAAGTCCTTTGCCATGCGGCTGATGCATATGGGCATGACCTCGTATGTGGTCGGGGAGACGATCACTCCCGCTATCGGCGAAGGCGATCTGATCGTTGCTTTCTCCGGGTCGGGCAACACGAAGACAATCGGTGACATTGCCGAGACGGCAAAAAATCTCGGTGTCAAAGTTGCGCTGATCTCGTCAAACCCGGACTCCCGCATCGGAAAGATTGCCGACTATATCATCAGGATTGAGACGCAGCGGGACCCGGTTTCCTGCGACGCCCACGAGTATGAGATCCGCCAGATGCTGGGCGAACACCGTTCGTTTGCCCCGCTTGGAACGATCTTTGAGACCACCTCATTGATCTTCGGTGATGCGGTTATCTCCACATTAATGGATATGACCAAGACCGAAGAGAGCGATCTGAAGCGCCGCCACACCAATATTGAGTAA
- the rbr gene encoding rubrerythrin, whose translation MANLKGSKTEANLQTAFAGESQARNKYNYYASKARKDGYEQIAELFEETANNEKEHAKIWFKLLHGGAVPDTLTNLADAAAGENYEWTNMYAGFAKEAHAEGFEDIARLFEMVAAIEKHHEERYLKLLANIKEGIVFSRDGDAIWQCGNCGHLVIGKAAPEVCPVCDHPKAYFRIEVRNY comes from the coding sequence ATGGCAAATCTGAAAGGATCCAAAACCGAGGCAAATCTCCAGACTGCATTTGCCGGCGAGTCCCAGGCAAGAAACAAGTATAACTACTACGCATCCAAGGCACGCAAGGATGGGTATGAGCAGATTGCCGAGCTCTTTGAAGAGACTGCAAACAACGAAAAAGAGCACGCAAAGATCTGGTTCAAACTCCTGCACGGCGGAGCTGTCCCCGACACCCTGACCAATCTTGCCGACGCTGCCGCAGGCGAGAACTATGAGTGGACCAACATGTATGCAGGCTTTGCAAAGGAAGCACACGCGGAAGGTTTTGAGGACATCGCCAGACTCTTTGAGATGGTTGCTGCAATCGAAAAGCACCATGAGGAGCGGTACCTCAAACTTCTGGCCAACATCAAAGAGGGCATCGTATTCTCCCGTGACGGTGATGCAATCTGGCAGTGCGGCAACTGCGGTCACCTGGTTATCGGAAAGGCAGCTCCTGAAGTCTGCCCGGTCTGTGACCACCCGAAGGCATACTTCCGGATTGAAGTCCGGAACTACTAA